The genomic region cggtcgggcgcatgcgggagtctctctgactgcctccccgtttccagcttcagaaaaatacaaaaaaaaaaaaaaaaaagagggccttCTGTGGTGGCTATTCCAGAGGTGACTATCACAAAATGATGAAATGGGAAGCAGCTCTGATGCTAGCTTTAAGTCCTACTGCCAATACAGGAAGGATAAGAGATGCTCATGGACAAATTACACTTTTAAATCACCCAGACCAGGGAGCTTCTCTTTATATAGCGGCCAAAATCAATGAAGCTAAAGAGTTCCTAGAAGGTTAAGCTAAAGAATGAAACAACTGTATGATGCATTTTAAGTtcttataagtatatatatatatatgagtaccagctttttataataaaatgttctga from Saccopteryx leptura isolate mSacLep1 chromosome 6, mSacLep1_pri_phased_curated, whole genome shotgun sequence harbors:
- the LOC136376966 gene encoding mitochondrial import inner membrane translocase subunit TIM14-like, whose translation is MKHLEPQVKQVFQSLPKSRAFCGGYSRGDYHKMMKWEAALMLALSPTANTGRIRDAHGQITLLNHPDQGASLYIAAKINEAKEFLEG